The Nycticebus coucang isolate mNycCou1 chromosome 8, mNycCou1.pri, whole genome shotgun sequence genome has a window encoding:
- the ANKUB1 gene encoding protein ANKUB1, with translation MRIFISFEGSFEPFEVSADETVEAVKMMVKDYFHIPLSEDKQGRRYLELMYAGAALKDSWSLADVGISFCSTLKCFVKEEDKPLLCVFNGVTQETMPIMEGISLLGKKVSELRTLVTLRCGLPVSVYCLRTPKGLEMYDCNPLQDYQINIGTTLRLDVWDGWKEFLMGCILGQKLKVQRYLSTEGPILKYQKRVALYIAAFYGHVELTEWALKQGVQPHEAVGVHPYRAWCHDALHADISKCPIHAAAEAGQLLILKAFVNCSVLSLECKNTAGQTPLNIAFKHKHKDCVLYLLSKMWSTVSFLKISVPMRIYIKIKQWVHRAKSHSLHKSQLCGARLFPAKVGDTVMVDGFSKSKMNSKSWHKAGNRDPQNNVHRLPPLKEQTTNGKPSNALAISHPDTKEQTLKFPSVVDANTSSELQSHRQQNQKKFTATSRIKQKLIKNIYLPQVPLPPVSRVGYSHPSFYYATPSADVLLRSSLTSFSEHSGKTPRENAIYCLALASAFKEKQWLQQLGIARALAKKSISNLTIHGGLTTHENPPEIVL, from the exons ATGAGGATTTTCATATCCTTCGAAGGATCTTTTGAACCGTTTGAAGTTTCAGCAGATGAAACTGTGGAGGCTGTCAAGATGATGGTAAAG GATTATTTCCACATTCCTCTCTCTGAAGACAAACAAGGCAGGCGGTATCTGGAGCTGATGTACGCTGGAGCCGCTCTAAAGGACAGTTGGAGTCTTGCTGATGTTGGAATATCTTTCTGCTCAACTCTCAAATGCTTTGTTAAG gAAGAAGATAAGCCTCTTCTCTGTGTGTTCAATGGCGTGACCCAAGAGACAATGCCAATAATGGAGGGCATTTCCCTTCTTGGTAAAAAAGTGTCTGAGCTGAGAACACTGGTGACTCTGAGATGTGGCCTACCCGTGAGTGTTTACTGTCTCCGCACCCCAAAGGGACTGGAGATGTACGACTGCAACCCCCTCCAGGACTACCAGATTAATATCG GCACAACACTTCGGTTGGACGTCTGGGATGGATGGAAGGAATTTCTCATGGGTTGTATCCTTGGACAAAAACTTAAAGTCCAACGCTATTTATCAACAGAAGGACCGATACTCAA GTATCAAAAGAGGGTGGCCCTGTACATTGCTGCCTTTTATGGCCATGTGGAGCTCACTGAATGGGCCCTGAAGCAGGGTGTGCAGCCTCATGAGGCAGTTGGTGTTCACCCCTATCGAGCATGGTGCCATGACGCCCTTCACGCAGATATCTCGAAATGCCCCATTCATGCCGCTGCAGAAGCGGGCCAACTGTTGATTCTAAAGGCCTTTGTCAACTGTAGTGTGTTGTCCTTGGAATGCAAAAACACAGCAGGACAAACTCCCCTGAACATTGCATTCAAACACAAACATAAAGACTGTGTATTATACTTGCTCAGTAAAATGTGGTCCACggtttcttttctgaaaatttcaGTCCCAATGAGGATTTATATTAAGATAAAACAGTGGGTTCACAGAGCTAAAAGTCACAGTCTTCATAAAAGCCAGCTCTGTGGAGCAAGGCTCTTTCCAGCAAAAGTTGGAGACACTGTTATGGTGGATGGTTTTAGCAAATCGAAAATGAACTCCAAGAGCTGGCACAAGGCTGGGAACAGGGATCCACAGAACAACGTGCACAGGCTACCACCTCTGAAAGAACAAACCACCAACGGGAAACCAAGCAATGCTTTGGCAATTTCACACCCAGATACAAAAGAACAAACCCTGAAATTTCCTTCAGTGGTAGATGCAAATACATCCTCTGAATTACAAAGCCATCGacaacaaaatcagaaaaaatttaCTGCCACATCTAGGATAAAACAAAAgctcataaaaaatatttatcttcccCAAGTCCCCCTCCCTCCAGTATCAAGAGTGGGATATTCACACCCATCGTTTTACTATGCAACACCCAGTGCTGATGTTTTACTAAGGTCCTCCCTAACATCTTTCTCAGAACACAGTGGGAAGACTCCAAGAGAAAACGCGATCTACTGCTTAGCTCTGGCAAG